One region of Eretmochelys imbricata isolate rEreImb1 chromosome 2, rEreImb1.hap1, whole genome shotgun sequence genomic DNA includes:
- the RIDA gene encoding 2-iminobutanoate/2-iminopropanoate deaminase isoform X1 — protein sequence MRGSVPYPHVGLGVEPLFFGKRARLSQRVRRERSAELRGEWQGAAMATLIKRIISTSRAPAVMGPYSQAVLIDRTMYIAGQLGMDPSSGQLVPGGAKEEANQALKNIGEILKAADCDYCNVVKTTVLMADMKDFSDINEIYKQFFRSNFPARAAYQVVALPNNARVEIEAVAIQGPIQEASA from the exons ATGCGCGGTTCGGTGCCGTACCCCCACGTGGGATTGGGGGTGGAACCCTTATTCTTCGGTAAAAGAGCGAGGCTGTCCCAGCGGGTCCGCAGGGAGCGAAGTGCGGAGCTTCGCGGCGAGTGGCAAGGGGCAGCCATGGCCACCCTGATAAAGCGAATAATCAGCACTTCGAGGGCACCGGCTGTAATGGGCCCCTACAG TCAAGCGGTGCTGATAGACCGGACCATGTATATCGCAGGACAGCTAGGCATGGATCCTTCTAGTGGCCAGCTTGTGCCTGGAGGGGCAAAAGAAGAAGCTAATCAG GCTCTAAAAAATATAGGGGAAATCCTGAAAGCTGCAGACTGCGACTACTGCAATG TTGTAAAGACTACTGTGTTGATGGCTGACATGAAGGACTTCAGTGATATTAATGAAATCTACAAGCAGT TTTTCAGGAGTAACTTCCCAGCCAGAGCAGCCTACCAGGTTGTTGCTTTGCCAAAT AATGCACGAGTTGAGATTGAAGCTGTAGCCATCCAGGGACCAATCCAAGAGGCATCAGCATGA